CCTAAATCATCAAGAGAAGTTTTAGCCAAAGCACGATGATATAATAATTCTCCATCAGGTATGTCGAACTTAGATCCCCTGCCTATGGTATCTAAGATCTCATCTGCTTTCTTATATATTCTCTTCTTTAATAACATTACAGCATGCAAATAGGAAAATAAAGCCATTTGAGGTTGGGAAAATATTTTCTTTTGTTTCTTTAATAATTCGTATTGTTCTTTGGCTGCTGTTAACTTTCCTTTAAAAATTAAATACCTGAATTTTGCAAGCTCATATGTATGTAGATATGTAGTAAATGGAATAATCCCTTCTAATTCCTTTAGCATTTCCATTGCTGTATCTGCTTCTTCATCCTGAATAAAATCGATTTTTTCATTAAGTTCTTTAATGAGATGTTTAATCTGTTCCTCATTCTTTGATATGGATGCAAGGTTGACTCCCAGCCTTTCGAGCAGAAGACCGATTGTTTCTCCATTTGCTTCTTTTGAATTGCTTTCAATTTTGCTCAAGTGTGGAACTGAACATATGCCATTAGCCAGTTCCTTTTGTGTTAAACCTTGCTGGATCCTGTAAAATTTAATTAGTGGTCCGAACTGCATACGTTCACCTACCGTTTTCTTATTAATCTACCATCTTTTACAATAATTTAAACAGTACAAAAGTACTATTTTTCAAAAATTCTATATATTATAAATTGTTTCTTCATATATTACCTCAATTAAGTAAATAAAGCCACCCGGATTAATCAACCCGGATGGCTAGCCAATGTGTGAATTGAATTTACTTTACACGCGGGAAGCCGAAACCTGATGCGTAATCATCACCAGTCGCAGCGCCCGTTCCACCTTTGATGTCATAAAGTTTAGCACGTCTTTGGATTTCACTGCGAAGCTGTGCGTTAGTCCATGATTTATTTGCTGACCATAGTTTAGCTGCTAATCCGGAAATATGCGGTGTTGCCATAGAAGTACCGCTCATTGTCGTATAGTTCCCATCTACTGCTGTAGAGTAGATTCCGCCGCCTGGTGCGGAAACTTCAATATCTCTTTCCTGGATGTAATAATCACCGTCAGTATTTGGGTTGCCACGTGAAGAGAAGTCAGAAACTTTATGGGTACCATTTACAAATGAATTATCCAGTGAAGCTACTGCAACTGCATTTGTTAATGCACCAGGGTAACCAATTGTGTTGGCGCTTGGACCGCTGTTTCCTGCAGCAGCAACGACTAGAGCACCTTTGCTGTATGCATAATCAACTGCACTGGCAATCATTGAATCCTTACCGCTTGATCCCAGGGACATTGAGATTACTACACGGGTCCCTGTACGAACACCTTCATCTGCAGCATGTCTGATAGCACCTGCAATATCATCAGAGTATCCAGATCCATTGTCACCCAAGACTTTATAGCCCCAAAGTTCTGCCTGAGGTGCAACTCCATAAATACCAGCTCCATCATACCCGCCATTTGCTACAGCAGTACCTGCAACATGGGTTCCATGTCCCTGTCGGTCAGTACAAGATCCATTGACCAGTGATGATGTTGTTTGGGTGAAATCCTTACATTGTTCCACATTGTCTGTCAAATCAATATGGTTTCGGTTGATGCCAGTATCAAGAACAGCTACCTTGATTCCATCCCCGCCACTAGTAGCCTGAATATAGTTATCGTTATAAATTGCTTGAATGCCCCATGGTGTCTGATCAGACGGATATGCGGCCTGAGCAGTGTAGTCACCTTTGCCTTTACCGTTCCCTTCTACCCTGGCATCGACAGAATGCGTTCCAACCTGAGATACTTCAATATTTTTATTTTTTAATAATGCCTGATATTGCTTGCCGTTCACTTCCGTCGTAAAGCCTTGATTCCCGAAATCCCAACGCTTACCGTATTGTTCTTTTACTTTTGCTTTTTCTGCACTCGGACCCTGGATTAACACTCGATAAGTATCCTGGCTTTCCTGTGGACCTGCACCGAAAGCCCCTGTAGCAAACATTGAAACACCCATTGCCAAACTAAGTACTGCGGATCCGATCATTCTTTTCTTCTTCATTCTTTTGCTCCTCTCACCCTTGAAAAATTTACAGCTTGCGGCTGCAGAATTAAGTATATTGTAAATTTTCTGTATTTATCAACAACTAACCATGCATTCATGTTTGGGAAAAATGGCAGCTTAAAACCTAAATAGCATCACTAATTACCAATTTTTCCCTAATTAAATTACCAATCAAATTCCGTACAAAACAGACATATCCAATTCGACTGCTTCTATATGTTTCTATGAAAAATTATGTATTTTGGATTACTTCCTATCACTGTAAAAATGGTAAAAAGGAAATGTACCTTATTGGGAAAACGCTTGCTTTAAACATTAAAAATTTACTTTTCGGCATAAAAAAACACCTCGATTTTCACCGAAGTGTTCTACTCTAATTTGATATTTTAAAGGCTTTGCTTAAACTATTCAGAAACGGAACATCAGGAACTGTTCTAGAATGATTAAGGAAAAAAGCATGATTTGGTTTTACTCCAATAATAGACGGCTGGAGCCCCATCAATTGGAGTTCGGTAACCAATGCAACAAATGCCTCCACTCCCTCAATGGTTAGCTCTCCAACACCATTTAGATCAAACAGGATATCCTCATATCCTCCATCTTGCGATTTATTCAGTACCCTGCTGCTATTTTGTCTGATCAATTCTTCATCCAAGTCTCCAAAAAGCGGTACCAAAGCTGCTTTCTTGGTCAATTTTATAAATGGACAAGATAGGCTTTTGATTTCCATTAAGGATTTTTCAACCTGCTCTTTCTTTTTAAGCAGTTCTAAATCCGTTTCTGCGAGCCTGGCCCTGTGTTTATGGACTATACTTTCCAATTCTGATAATCGATGGTCTTTTTCAATGCAAATAACATGGCCACTCTGTTCATGCCAATTAATACAAATATCAAACAAGGCATATGGAGAGTCTTTTGTTTTCATAATTAATTCGCCTTCTGTCCTGCCATCTTTGTTATTTAAAAGGCTATTAATTTTGTTATGGCTTTCCCAATCGACTAGATCGAGAAATTTTTTCCCAACAGTAAAAACCTCTTCACTTGCTGCCGAACAGGCAAGAATATTATATTCTGCATCTATCAAAAAATATGGTAATGGTAAATATTTAAGATCCGACATTAAATTTCACTCCATGCTGGTGGCGGTCAAGCCACTTTTTCACGTCTTCCAGGTTTTTATGGAAAACTGTACGTTCTGATCCGTAGCGATGAAACTCATATTTCTCCAGCAGTCTGCCTCCAACTATCACGATTGGCTGATTTGGGAGCTTTTCCAGCGCTTTAATATATGGGCTCAGATGTTCAGCATGATAAAGGATTGAAAAAGAGAGACAAACCACGTCTGGTTTCAACTCTTTTGCAGCTTTCACGACATACTCAAGCGGCAGATTCGGTCCATGGTATTTTGTTTCCCAACCATATTCATTGAACAGCTGGCTGGCCATTTTGAGGCCAAGGTAGTGCTGCTCACTTTCAACACAAAGAAACATCGCTTTTTTCCCATTCAGGGAAGTTTGCTGTTTTCTTCTTTTTTCCCAATTATATCGAGCAAGCAGATAATCACATGTAGCTGTTGCCAAATGTTCTTCAGCTACTGTAATTTTGTTGGTCTCCCACAGATAGCCGATATGCCTCATTGCCGGTGTGATGATTTTTTCGTAGATATATAAACTTTCTTTTGAAAGGTTTAACTCTTCTTCAATTAGTACCCACGCATCATCCTGATTCCCTTTGAGCAAAAGATGTGCTAGTTCTATGGCTTTTTCCATCGGGATTCACCTCATTCTGGTGTTATTATTCACTTTTTAAAGAATTAATCGCAGTTTCAAGCATTTTAACATATATCACTGAATGTTCGTCTTCATTCATTTTTTGAAAAGCGGTCTTCAGTCTTGCAAAATTATCAACCAGATGTTCGGTTTTCATTCCTCTGGAAGTTAATATCCCGTCTAGCCAATGTGCATAATCAACAAAATATTTTTCTTCATCCATCTCTGCAGCTGCCTGCAGATACTTAATATGGTGTTCGTTGTCCTCCCTGCATTTTTGCCGTCCACGCTCCCCATATTTCTCCAGCAGGTCGGGGTAATCCTTATATATTCCCTCTGTTACGTCCTCTATAACCGCCAATAGGTTTGACTTGTTCATTTTGCCACCACCTGGTACCGCCCAACAGTGGGACGAATTGCCGCAAGTTCCTGGTCCGGGTAATTTTTTTCAAGTTCATGGACTTTCTTATATGCATCACTTGTAATATAATTTATGTAATTTTCCTTGGAATCCCATGATATTTGAACAGTCAATTCTGTTGGTTTGTTTTCATTCTGTAGCAATTGGAAGGAAATGAACCCTTCATATTCATCTACCAATCTTGATCTTTTTTGATAGATGCCAATCACTTCATCCACTTTCCCCTCAGGGATAATTACTGTTGAATGAACGATATACATGTTCTATCTCCTCCTGTCCTTTTCTGCAAA
The nucleotide sequence above comes from Mesobacillus jeotgali. Encoded proteins:
- a CDS encoding S8 family peptidase yields the protein MKKKRMIGSAVLSLAMGVSMFATGAFGAGPQESQDTYRVLIQGPSAEKAKVKEQYGKRWDFGNQGFTTEVNGKQYQALLKNKNIEVSQVGTHSVDARVEGNGKGKGDYTAQAAYPSDQTPWGIQAIYNDNYIQATSGGDGIKVAVLDTGINRNHIDLTDNVEQCKDFTQTTSSLVNGSCTDRQGHGTHVAGTAVANGGYDGAGIYGVAPQAELWGYKVLGDNGSGYSDDIAGAIRHAADEGVRTGTRVVISMSLGSSGKDSMIASAVDYAYSKGALVVAAAGNSGPSANTIGYPGALTNAVAVASLDNSFVNGTHKVSDFSSRGNPNTDGDYYIQERDIEVSAPGGGIYSTAVDGNYTTMSGTSMATPHISGLAAKLWSANKSWTNAQLRSEIQRRAKLYDIKGGTGAATGDDYASGFGFPRVK
- a CDS encoding cobalamin B12-binding domain-containing protein — translated: MEKAIELAHLLLKGNQDDAWVLIEEELNLSKESLYIYEKIITPAMRHIGYLWETNKITVAEEHLATATCDYLLARYNWEKRRKQQTSLNGKKAMFLCVESEQHYLGLKMASQLFNEYGWETKYHGPNLPLEYVVKAAKELKPDVVCLSFSILYHAEHLSPYIKALEKLPNQPIVIVGGRLLEKYEFHRYGSERTVFHKNLEDVKKWLDRHQHGVKFNVGS
- a CDS encoding antibiotic biosynthesis monooxygenase family protein, translating into MYIVHSTVIIPEGKVDEVIGIYQKRSRLVDEYEGFISFQLLQNENKPTELTVQISWDSKENYINYITSDAYKKVHELEKNYPDQELAAIRPTVGRYQVVAK